The proteins below come from a single Thalassotalea ponticola genomic window:
- the lpxA gene encoding acyl-ACP--UDP-N-acetylglucosamine O-acyltransferase: MIHPQAIVEPGAKLGKNVSVGPFTYIGNDVVIGDDNVIHSHVVIKGDTQIGNANVIFQFASIGEDCQDKKYAGEPTRLEIGDRNVFREGCTIHRGTVQDNAITIIGNDNLFMAGAHVAHDVIVGNNGIFANHCNLAGHCNIGDWVIFGGLSGAHQFTHVGSHAFVGGGGIVLRDIPPYVMVSGHPAKPFGLNSEGLKRRGFEQDVILKIKRAYKEVYRKGNTIAEAVAAINEIGEDIPEVKAFADFIANSQRGIAR; encoded by the coding sequence GTGATACATCCTCAAGCGATTGTAGAGCCAGGCGCCAAGCTTGGTAAAAATGTCAGTGTGGGCCCATTTACCTATATTGGTAACGATGTCGTGATAGGTGATGACAATGTCATTCACTCGCACGTGGTGATCAAAGGTGATACCCAAATTGGCAATGCCAATGTCATTTTTCAATTTGCCTCAATAGGCGAAGACTGCCAAGACAAAAAGTACGCAGGCGAACCTACTCGGCTTGAAATTGGCGATCGCAACGTGTTTCGCGAAGGGTGCACGATACACCGCGGTACTGTACAAGACAATGCCATTACCATTATTGGTAATGACAATTTGTTCATGGCAGGGGCTCATGTTGCGCACGACGTTATCGTTGGTAATAACGGTATTTTTGCCAATCACTGTAACCTTGCCGGTCATTGTAACATTGGCGACTGGGTGATCTTTGGTGGTCTATCGGGAGCGCATCAATTTACCCACGTTGGCTCGCATGCCTTTGTCGGTGGTGGTGGTATTGTACTTAGAGATATCCCGCCGTATGTCATGGTCTCGGGTCATCCGGCTAAGCCGTTTGGTTTAAACAGTGAAGGCTTAAAGCGTCGCGGTTTCGAGCAAGACGTTATTCTCAAAATAAAGCGCGCCTACAAAGAGGTTTACCGCAAAGGCAATACCATTGCCGAGGCCGTTGCTGCCATTAATGAGATTGGCGAAGATATTCCCGAAGTTAAGGCGTTTGCTGACTTTATTGCCAATTCACAACGCGGTATAGCGCGTTAA
- the lpxB gene encoding lipid-A-disaccharide synthase, whose protein sequence is MDSHRAPVFAIVVGEHSGDTLGAGLIQSLRQRYADAEFIGIGGPKMEALGFQSLFAMEELAVMGIVEVLGRLRRLLHVRKQLVEYFSQHKPDVFIGIDAPDFNLGLELRLKQQGIKTVHYVSPSVWAWREKRIFKIDKATDMVLSLLPFEKDFYDKHHVACTFVGHPLADSIPMHSSMSGARQSLGLDADATYLALMPGSRGSELAMLLPDFLAAAVLLKQRHPDLQFVAPVINDIREQQFTQLWQLHAPELPITIINNKTQAVMASANCLLMASGTVTLEGALVKRPMVVAYKFNWLTAMIGRMLVKLKWFSLPNLLANKPLLPELLQEQVTPDNLAKAVEPLLFEQQHQLMQEFVQIHQTLKQNASEKAAIAVIELMQSP, encoded by the coding sequence ATGGATAGTCACCGAGCGCCGGTTTTCGCCATTGTCGTTGGCGAACATTCTGGCGATACATTAGGCGCCGGATTAATCCAGTCATTGCGCCAACGCTATGCCGATGCTGAGTTCATTGGCATTGGCGGACCAAAAATGGAAGCACTTGGCTTTCAAAGCTTATTTGCGATGGAAGAGTTGGCGGTAATGGGGATTGTTGAAGTACTCGGCCGTTTGCGTCGTTTATTGCACGTTCGCAAGCAATTAGTTGAGTATTTTAGCCAGCACAAGCCAGATGTCTTTATTGGTATTGATGCGCCAGATTTTAATTTGGGATTAGAGCTTAGGCTAAAGCAACAAGGTATCAAAACCGTTCATTACGTCAGTCCCAGCGTTTGGGCTTGGCGTGAAAAGCGGATCTTTAAAATCGATAAAGCCACTGACATGGTGTTGTCGTTATTGCCTTTTGAAAAAGACTTCTACGACAAACACCACGTTGCCTGTACCTTTGTCGGTCATCCTCTTGCCGATAGTATACCGATGCACAGTTCAATGTCCGGTGCCCGACAATCGCTCGGCTTAGACGCCGACGCCACTTATTTGGCCTTGATGCCTGGCTCTCGCGGCAGTGAATTAGCGATGTTACTGCCCGACTTCTTAGCGGCCGCTGTGTTACTCAAACAGCGCCACCCCGATTTGCAGTTCGTCGCCCCAGTTATCAATGATATTCGCGAGCAACAGTTTACTCAGTTGTGGCAGCTGCATGCACCCGAATTGCCGATAACGATTATCAACAATAAAACTCAAGCGGTAATGGCTAGTGCCAATTGCTTATTGATGGCCTCTGGTACGGTGACACTTGAAGGTGCATTAGTTAAACGGCCAATGGTTGTCGCTTATAAGTTCAATTGGTTAACGGCGATGATCGGTCGGATGCTGGTTAAACTCAAGTGGTTTTCACTGCCGAATTTGCTCGCCAATAAACCTTTGTTGCCCGAACTATTGCAAGAACAAGTAACCCCTGATAATTTGGCAAAAGCGGTCGAGCCTTTGTTGTTTGAGCAACAGCATCAACTGATGCAAGAGTTTGTACAAATCCATCAAACGCTTAAGCAAAATGCCAGTGAAAAAGCCGCAATAGCGGTGATTGAGCTTATGCAATCACCTTAG
- the fabZ gene encoding 3-hydroxyacyl-ACP dehydratase FabZ gives MEKTNNIIDIEEIQTLIPHRYPFLLVDRVLDYVPGQSIHAIKNVSVNEPVFQGHFPQYKIFPGVMILEAMAQAGGILGFKSVEGGEDEMFLFASVDNARFKAPVVPGDTMHLHLELVKERRGMWKFAGTVKVDGKVVCTADLMCARKGI, from the coding sequence TTGGAAAAGACTAACAACATTATAGACATTGAAGAGATTCAAACACTAATCCCACACCGGTACCCCTTCTTATTGGTCGATCGCGTGTTGGATTACGTACCTGGCCAGTCGATTCACGCGATTAAAAACGTATCGGTTAATGAACCGGTATTTCAAGGCCATTTCCCGCAGTATAAAATTTTCCCTGGCGTGATGATCCTTGAAGCGATGGCTCAAGCCGGCGGTATATTGGGGTTTAAGTCAGTTGAAGGTGGCGAAGACGAGATGTTTTTGTTTGCGTCAGTAGATAATGCGCGTTTTAAAGCGCCGGTAGTACCGGGTGATACCATGCATCTGCATTTAGAATTGGTCAAAGAGCGCCGTGGTATGTGGAAGTTTGCGGGTACGGTAAAAGTTGATGGCAAAGTTGTCTGTACTGCCGATTTAATGTGTGCAAGAAAAGGTATTTAA